In Procambarus clarkii isolate CNS0578487 chromosome 6, FALCON_Pclarkii_2.0, whole genome shotgun sequence, one DNA window encodes the following:
- the LOC138354958 gene encoding keratin, type I cytoskeletal 9-like — MKMLLITAGVVLLVASSRAEGGLHGVGGGGVHGGVSGGSFGGHGGSSGFSKGGFGGSHGGFGSSHGGFGGSHGGFGGSNRVIGVSRGGGFGGSHGGGFGGSRGGGFGVSHGGGFGGSRGAGFGVSHGGGFGGSHGGGLGVSHGGGFGGSHGGGLGASHGGGFVGSHGGGFGSSHGGGLGSSHRGGFGSSHRGAFGSSHRGGFGSSHRGGFGGSHGGFAGGFHG; from the exons ATG AAGATGTTGTTGATAACGGCGGGTGTTGTCCTGCTGGTGGCGTCCTCCAGGGCAGAAGGAGGCCTCCACGGCGTCGGTGGAGGCGGGGTTCATGGAGGCGTCTCCGGTGGTTCGTTCGGAGGACACGGAGGTTCATCTGGCTTCTCCAAGGGCGGCTTTGGCGGATCCCATGGCGGCTTTGGGAGTTCTCACGGAGGCTTCGGCGGATCGCACGGTGGATTTGGTGGTTCCAATCGCGTCATTGGCGTTTCACGCGGAGGTGGATTTGGCGGTTCCCACGGAGGTGGATTTGGCGGCTCCCGCGGTGGTGGATTTGGCGTCTCCCACGGTGGTGGATTTGGCGGCTCCCGCGGTGCTGGATTTGGCGTGTCCCACGGTGGTGGATTTGGCGGCTCCCACGGCGGTGGACTTGGTGTCTCCCATGGAGGTGGATTTGGCGGCTCCCACGGCGGTGGACTTGGTGCCTCCCATGGTGGTGGATTTGTCGGCTCTCACGGTGGTGGATTTGGCAGCTCCCACGGTGGTGGACTTGGCAGCTCCCACCGTGGTGGATTTGGCAGCTCCCACCGTGGCGCATTTGGCAGCTCCCACCGTGGTGGATTTGGCAGCTCCCACCGTGGTGGATTTGGCGGCTCCCACGGTGGTTTTGCTGGAGGATTCCACGGGTAA